The nucleotide sequence TGTTGCAGGGTTTCTTGCGTTACATTTTAAACAAATTTTTACATTGAATATTCTGTTTTCTGCTTCTTCGAATTTTGCCATTTTATTGTCCTCCAAGGAATTCGTTTTGTACTTTTACAATTTCAGTACTGTTTTTTGCCTCACTATAGGCTTCTAATAAATTTTCATTAAGTGTTATAAAATGAGGTCCCCATTTGAAGCAGTTCATAAGGTCTCGAGCTTCTTGTTTATAACCTACTATATATAGTGTTGCACTTAATGCTTCAGCACTTGATAGTATGCATGGTTTTCCATAGTTAACAGGGTTTGCTGCTACTAGAAATGGAAGTAACCTGTGATTTTTCTTAGATTTAAAATTAAATGATGATTTTTTCAATTTTTTCCAAGAACAATCTAGTGCTGATAATCCGTATTTTGTAATTCTTTCTCGATCTTCGCGTGAAACTGCTTTATCAGCTTCAGCATCTAAAACTATTGCATTGTAAGGTATTTTATTCATTTTGTGTGTGATTATTGCCTTATTTTGTTTTGCTAGTTTTATTGATGTGCATCTTTTGGGATCGCACTCATTTGAGTGGTAAATTACAATTTTCATTATCTTTAGACTTTAAGTGTTTTTTTTTTATAAAAATAAATTCTTTTTCATAATCCATGAATTTAATTTTTTGAATAACAGATTATATTATTAGAATAGTATATATTAGATATATTTTTCTATTAATAAAAAGGTTTCTATTAAATCATTCATATCTTCTTATAAATTTTAAATCTTTTTTGAAAAATTAAATAATATTTTTATTATATAAAAATTAAATATCTAATTAATAAAGATGATGAATGTTTATTTAGTTAATATAAATTATTATAAAAGGAAAAATTCAAAATGGACATAAACATATTTACATTAATTGGTGAATTGATTGTAATTGCAGTAATAATACTTGCAATATTTATTATTATTACATTAATTCTTGGTAAAACATTACTTAAAACACGTAAATTATTGTTTCCAAGACTTCTTCTTTTTACACTAGATTTAACATATCCTGTAATTAAGAAGCTTCTTATACTCTTTAAGAAGGATGATTTGTTAATTGATAGAATAAGTATTGATTTAAGAAATAGAATGAATCATAACACATTTAAAACACTTGATTCTAAGGATGTTGTTATAATACTTCCACACTGTCTTCGTGCTCAGAAATGTCCTGCAGTACTAGGTAATTCTGGACTTGAATGTGTTGAGTGTGGTAAATGTTCTATTGGTGTATTTAAAATAATATGTGATAAAAAGGGAATTGGTCTTTATGTTGTTCCAGGATCTACATTTATAAAACAAGTTATAAAACAAAGACCAATAAAAGGAGCAATAGGAGTTGCATGTCCTATTGATCTTAATAATATGATGACATCATTATCACAATTTACAACACAGGGAGTTGGACTTCTTAAGGATGGATGTATTAATACACTTGTTAATGAAGATGATGTAATTGAAATTCTTAATATTCCAAAACCTGTAACACACTACACTAAAGAGGAAATTAGAAACGGTGATAATGCTTTTCATTAGAAATTAATAAATAACTGTATTTAACTAATATTATATCATTAGATAATAAAGAAAAAAAATAATATTTTTTTTAGGAGATATTAATTAGATGAAGAAAATAGTCATAGCTGTAAAAGATAATGGAGTTAAAGTTGGACATTTTGGTACATCAGAAAATTTTATTGTGTATGATTATGATGAAAATACTGGTAATATTTCATATGATACACTTATTATTTCACCTAAAAATCGTACAAGTTCCGAAGAATGGGAAAAATCAGCAGATGCTATTGATATGTGTGATATCATAATTTGTGAAAAAATTGGTGTTGTTCCTAAAGTTCAATTTAAAGAACGTGGCTTTGAAGTTATTGAGGATTCAGGATTAATTGAAGAAGTTCTTGATAACTTTTTAAATTCACAAAAATAAGATAATAACTTTTTACCTTTCTCCTCCAATAAATTTTTAACTTACTTTTTTTTATTCATATTATCAATCTGTTATTTAATACTATTTTTTAAAAAATACATGAATAAAAATTAATTAAATTTAACAATAATAGTAGAAATTTTATTTAATTAAAAATAACAATAAAAAGAATAACCAATAAATTAACATAAAAAATAAAATTCAATAGAATAATATTTAAAGTTTTTTTAATTATAATAATTGGGGGAGAGTGAAAAAGGTGCAACTAGATGATAGATGGTATGAATTATACACACTATTATATGGAAATACATTCAACAGAATTCTTACCTTAGGAAACAAAAAAAATGGTTATATAAATCATAACATAAGATCACTTGATCAACTACAACAAGAAATTGATAAACACTACCCACACAAAGAATTCTACATATCATTATATGACTATAAAACAGATACAAATCTTCTTAAATGGGATAAAATAGAAAAAGACAAATTTGAAAAATATTCAATAAAAGATCGTATAGTACTCAGATTCCGTGATGATACAACCATAATACAACAAGAAACAGCAGAATTAAATGAAATCCAAACCTACATGTTTATAAGAAGATCAATAAACTTAGGTCAGGATAAAAAAATGCTAAAAGAAGTAAAAACAGTATATGAAGCAATAGAAAACTTATTCCAGATAAAAGCATTACCAGTATATAATGGATATAATGAGTATTGCTTATACATATTCTTAGATGAAGAAATGCAACTTGAAAATCCATCAATAACACTATATTACTTCTATAAATTCATAGAAGATTACTGTGATACAAAACTTCTTAAATATGAAAAAATAGAGCCATTTTCACAGATAATCACAATACCAGGAACACAAAATAATAGCTCAAGATTATATTCAAAAGTATTTAATATTGAAGATTCATATCCTGATATAATTGAAAATGCATCACGTAAAGAATTATTAAATGATTATAAAGTATATAAATATCAAAGAAGTCCTTCACTAACAACACTACTTGAAACAATGGATAAAGAAATTACTAAAAGACTATCAGATCATACAGATGTTAAATCATTTAATCTTAATGAATTATTTCATGAAAACCGTATAAGTTAATTTCAAAAAAATTATAAGGAAAAAAAAGAGTACTTTTTTTAAACTTTTTCTTACTCTTCTTTAAAACATTTTTTTTACTAAATCATATTTTTAACTATAAAAAAAAAGATATGAAATAATATTTTTAGTAATTTCATTTTTAAACATTAAAAAAAAATTAATATTTTTAACTAAATTATACCTCTTTTTTAAGTAACTTTATATTAAATAAAAAACATAATATTTAATTAGAAATATAGACTAGGTTCTTGGTAATTTTATAATCATAGTTAACTCGTGATTATTATAATAAAATATGACCTACACAACATTACACCAAAAAAAAATATTGAATACTTTTTTAAACTAAGGGTGTAGTTGAAAAAAAAATAAACCACTTTTCATCTTATAATGTGTAGATTCATGTGTATCTAAATTCTATTATAAAAAACAACGTTAATTGTTTTAATTACCAAAAGAATTCTGACGGAAATTTTTCAAAACTAATAAATTAAAGAAGAAATTTATAAAAAAAAACAAGGAATTAAAGTTACTAATTCAACACATAACCACCATAAAAAAAAATAAAACATAAATTAAGATCATTAGATGAAAAAACTTAATGGATCAAATACAAATTTCATCTTCTTTTATAAAAAAAAGAATGATCAAAAAAAAAAATTAATTTAAAATTTAATAGGAGTAAGTGATATAATGGCAAAAGCAAGAAGACGAGTACGTGACACATGGAAAGAAAAAATCTGGTATGATATACTAGCACCAGAAGAATTTAATGAAGAAAGTCTAGGAACAAGCCCAGCACGTGAACCTGAAATGCTAGAAGGACGTAAAATTGAAACATCCATGCGTGAATTAAATGGTGACTTCAGCAGACAATACGTAAAACTATTCTTTGAAGTAGACCATGTAAGTGGAGAAACAGCATACACAGTATTTACAGGACACAAAGTAACATCAGACTACGTACGTAGTATGATTAGAAGAGGAACCAGTCGTATTGACACAATATGTGATGCAACAACAAAAGATGGTAAAAAAGTAAATGTACACATGTTAGCTATTACCGTAAAAAGAGCAAAAGCATCACAACAAAGATTAATCAGAGAAACTATGAAAAATATGATCATAGAAAATGCTGCTGAAAAAAATCTTAATGAATTAGTAAAAGAAATCATCTCAGGTAAATTTGCATCAAACATTTACCACGAAGCTAAAAAAATCTACCCACTTAAAAAAGTAGAAACAATAAAATCAAAAGTATTAAACTAAATAAATCATTAAATAATTAGTCTTAATACAATCAAAACCAATTAAGGGTTTTATAAACTTCTTCTTTTTTTCTTTACTTTTTTTTATACAAACATTTTATTATAAGTTATATACAAAAATTATTTTATGATACAATTAATATTCCTCATAACTTGTGTAATACTTGGAATTATAGTATACTTAAGTGGTGCACTTGATTTACTAGGCTCATTTTTTGTTACAATTATTGGAATATTTATTGTGATAGCCAGAGGATTTAACTGGCTTGCAATACTATTACTCTTTCTTATACTAGGATCAGTATTTACCAAGTTTAAGAAAGATTATAAAAGAAAAATAGGACTGGTTCATGAGAAACGAACAGTTAAAAATGTTATATCAAATGGGATAATAGCAGTTTTAATGGCTGTATTTGGAAATTATGCTGGATTTATTGGAGCAATATCCACAGCAACAGCAGATACACTAGCAAGTGAAATTGGTGTATTAAGCAGCCCAGTACTACTAACAAATCGAGAACATGTAAAACCTGGAACGAACGGTGGAATCTCTCTACTTGGAACCGTAGCAGGCTTACTTGGAGCTTTAATAATTGGAGTTTCAGCCTTTATAGTAAATGTATCCCCAGACATTACCCACAGTATTTGCATAGCAGTTATTGCCGGAATGGTAGGATGTTTTGCAGATAGTCTTCTAGGTGCAACATTAGAGCGCGAGGGGCTTTTAAACAATGAACATGTTAATTTACTTGCCACAATAATTGGAGCATTAGTTGGTATCATAATAACAATTGGAGCATAAAAATATGAAAGGAATTATATTTGTAATAGATGGAATGGGTGACCGCCCAATGAAAGAATTAGGTGACAAAACACCACTAGAGAGTGCAAACACACCATCTATGGATAAAATGGTAACAGAAGGAATAACTGGAATAATGGACACAATACGTCCAGGAGTAAGACCAGGAAGTGACACAGCACACCTAACACTTCTAGGATATGATCCATACGAAGTATACACAGGTCGTGGACCATTTGAAGCAGCAGGAGTAGATCTTGATGTTGAACCTGGTGACATAGCATTCCGTTGTAACTTTGCAACAGCAGATGATGATCTTACAATAACAGATCGTCGAGCAGGACGTATTAATAGTAGAACAGATGAAATTGCTGATACAATTAATCAGATGAAAATTGATGATAATGTAGAAATTATCTTCAAAGAATCAGATGCACACCGTGGAGTTCTAGTTCTAAGAGGAGAAGGATTATCTGATAAAATCACAGATGCAGATCCTAAACATGAAGGAAACAAACCAAAAATAGTAAAACCACTAGATGATTCTGATGAAGCAAAATACACAGCAGATGTAGTAAATCAATTTGTAAACAAATCATATGAAATGCTAAAAGATCACCCAGTAAATATTGAAAGAATAGAAAATGGTGAACACCCAGCAAACATAGTACTACCACGTGGTGTTGGAGCTGTACCACAAATCACACCATTTGAAGAAAAATATGGACTTAAAGGTGCATGTGTAGCAGAAACAGGATTAATCCAAGGAATTGCAAAACTAGCAGGAATGGACATAATTCATGTACCAGGAGCAACTGGTGGAATAAATACAGATATTGACAGTGTACATAAACATATCATTGATACTGTAAAAAGTGATAAATATGACTTTATACTAGTAAATGTTGATGGTGCAGATGAAGCTGGTCATGATGGTGATACAATAGGAAAACGTGATTTCATCGAAAAAATAGATCCAATAATGAAAGATCTTGATGCAATGGATGATATTGTATTATTTGTAACAGCAGATCATTCAACACCTGTAAGTATAATGGATCATTCTGGAGATCCTGTACCAGTATTCCTAAAAGCACCTGGTCTACGTGTAGATGATGTAACAGAATATGGAGAACGTGCAGCAGCAAAAGGAGGCTTATGTCGTATCCGTGGATCTGATGTAATCTACATAATCCGTGATCTAATGAATGAAATGCCAAAATTTGGAGCTTAAATTAATAAAAAAAAACAAACAACAAATTATCTTAACCTCC is from Methanosphaera cuniculi and encodes:
- a CDS encoding DUF367 family protein, producing MKIVIYHSNECDPKRCTSIKLAKQNKAIITHKMNKIPYNAIVLDAEADKAVSREDRERITKYGLSALDCSWKKLKKSSFNFKSKKNHRLLPFLVAANPVNYGKPCILSSAEALSATLYIVGYKQEARDLMNCFKWGPHFITLNENLLEAYSEAKNSTEIVKVQNEFLGGQ
- a CDS encoding TIGR00297 family protein, coding for MIQLIFLITCVILGIIVYLSGALDLLGSFFVTIIGIFIVIARGFNWLAILLLFLILGSVFTKFKKDYKRKIGLVHEKRTVKNVISNGIIAVLMAVFGNYAGFIGAISTATADTLASEIGVLSSPVLLTNREHVKPGTNGGISLLGTVAGLLGALIIGVSAFIVNVSPDITHSICIAVIAGMVGCFADSLLGATLEREGLLNNEHVNLLATIIGALVGIIITIGA
- a CDS encoding NifB/NifX family molybdenum-iron cluster-binding protein, yielding MKKIVIAVKDNGVKVGHFGTSENFIVYDYDENTGNISYDTLIISPKNRTSSEEWEKSADAIDMCDIIICEKIGVVPKVQFKERGFEVIEDSGLIEEVLDNFLNSQK
- a CDS encoding DUF116 domain-containing protein, encoding MDINIFTLIGELIVIAVIILAIFIIITLILGKTLLKTRKLLFPRLLLFTLDLTYPVIKKLLILFKKDDLLIDRISIDLRNRMNHNTFKTLDSKDVVIILPHCLRAQKCPAVLGNSGLECVECGKCSIGVFKIICDKKGIGLYVVPGSTFIKQVIKQRPIKGAIGVACPIDLNNMMTSLSQFTTQGVGLLKDGCINTLVNEDDVIEILNIPKPVTHYTKEEIRNGDNAFH
- a CDS encoding 2,3-bisphosphoglycerate-independent phosphoglycerate mutase gives rise to the protein MKGIIFVIDGMGDRPMKELGDKTPLESANTPSMDKMVTEGITGIMDTIRPGVRPGSDTAHLTLLGYDPYEVYTGRGPFEAAGVDLDVEPGDIAFRCNFATADDDLTITDRRAGRINSRTDEIADTINQMKIDDNVEIIFKESDAHRGVLVLRGEGLSDKITDADPKHEGNKPKIVKPLDDSDEAKYTADVVNQFVNKSYEMLKDHPVNIERIENGEHPANIVLPRGVGAVPQITPFEEKYGLKGACVAETGLIQGIAKLAGMDIIHVPGATGGINTDIDSVHKHIIDTVKSDKYDFILVNVDGADEAGHDGDTIGKRDFIEKIDPIMKDLDAMDDIVLFVTADHSTPVSIMDHSGDPVPVFLKAPGLRVDDVTEYGERAAAKGGLCRIRGSDVIYIIRDLMNEMPKFGA
- a CDS encoding 50S ribosomal protein L40e — its product is MAKFEEAENRIFNVKICLKCNARNPATAKACRKCGYTGLRFKAKEPRG
- a CDS encoding 30S ribosomal protein S3ae: MAKARRRVRDTWKEKIWYDILAPEEFNEESLGTSPAREPEMLEGRKIETSMRELNGDFSRQYVKLFFEVDHVSGETAYTVFTGHKVTSDYVRSMIRRGTSRIDTICDATTKDGKKVNVHMLAITVKRAKASQQRLIRETMKNMIIENAAEKNLNELVKEIISGKFASNIYHEAKKIYPLKKVETIKSKVLN